A window from Bosea sp. ANAM02 encodes these proteins:
- a CDS encoding glycosyltransferase family 39 protein, whose translation MPAPDDTFPDAPARWPLASVCAIVSIAWLALSWPWLSGRLTIPWDAKAHFHPQLQFLADAFHKGLSPFWTPYVFSGSPQVADPQSLIFSPIFALIAALNPAPDFRWSDGALLGTLLLGALSIVLIFRDRGWHPAGAVVAALSFAFGAAAAWRIQHVGQVLSLGYFAITLFLLSRALERGSIGYGFAAGIVSGFMVLGRDQVALLGVYVLAGLTIAAILIARSPWRAFRASLPPLLAGTLGAILVATIPILLTAFIAQESNRPVIDFVEAGKGSLHPAALLTGLFANLYGAAGPLADFWGAPSPAWEARFGPLSLFLARNMSQLYLGLLPMGLILTVGLVRGALWRREIVPLTVAAIVVLLFALGRYTPAFRVLFELPGISFYRRPADALFILGALLALLGGYLTHLVMTGTAPKARPWQIALEALIFAGALALALWLAWMVGRIPVATIPLVIAALCGMLSLGGLIAARGLAVRGSLLAATLVLAATLTIDLAVNNGPSESTALPAQTYDVLRKDSSNDTIALLKRETARTMGPDRRDRIELAAIDFHWPNASLVHDLDNTLGYNPLRLGLYSKATGAGDHVALPDQRTFSPLMPGYRSLLADMLGLRFIATGVPIEQIDKRLKPGDLRQIARTKDAFVYENPRALPRVLLVTDARKADFDAILKTGEWPGNFDPRRTVLLDRDPPPLPTGPLGQNSVAIRDYGTTTVTLAVETTRGGYLVLNDVWHHWWQVEIDGQPAELLRANVLFRAVVVPPGNSTVRFVFRPLQGLWHDIAAHLLRPR comes from the coding sequence ATGCCCGCGCCCGACGATACCTTTCCCGACGCTCCCGCACGCTGGCCGCTCGCCAGCGTCTGCGCGATCGTATCCATCGCCTGGCTCGCCCTGTCCTGGCCCTGGCTCTCGGGCAGGCTGACGATCCCCTGGGACGCCAAGGCGCATTTCCACCCGCAGCTCCAGTTCCTCGCCGATGCCTTCCACAAGGGCCTCTCGCCTTTCTGGACTCCTTACGTCTTTTCCGGCTCGCCGCAGGTCGCCGATCCGCAATCCCTGATCTTCTCGCCCATTTTCGCCCTGATCGCGGCGCTGAACCCGGCCCCGGATTTCCGCTGGAGCGACGGCGCCCTGCTCGGCACGCTGCTTCTCGGAGCGCTGTCGATCGTTTTGATCTTCCGTGATCGCGGCTGGCATCCGGCCGGCGCCGTCGTAGCGGCCCTCTCCTTTGCCTTCGGGGCGGCTGCGGCCTGGCGCATCCAGCATGTCGGGCAGGTGCTCAGCCTCGGCTATTTCGCGATCACGCTCTTCCTGCTCTCGCGGGCACTGGAGCGCGGCTCGATCGGCTATGGCTTCGCCGCCGGCATCGTCTCCGGCTTCATGGTGCTGGGGCGCGATCAGGTCGCGCTGCTCGGCGTCTATGTCCTCGCCGGGCTCACCATCGCCGCGATCCTGATCGCCCGGAGCCCGTGGCGAGCCTTCCGCGCCAGCCTGCCGCCGCTCCTTGCCGGAACGCTCGGCGCCATCCTCGTTGCGACAATCCCGATTCTGTTGACCGCCTTCATCGCGCAGGAATCGAACCGCCCCGTCATCGATTTCGTCGAGGCCGGCAAGGGCTCGCTCCATCCGGCGGCGCTGCTCACCGGGCTCTTCGCCAATCTCTATGGCGCGGCCGGTCCGCTCGCCGATTTCTGGGGTGCGCCCAGCCCGGCCTGGGAAGCCCGCTTCGGGCCGCTCAGCCTCTTCCTCGCCCGCAACATGAGCCAGCTCTATCTCGGCCTGCTGCCGATGGGCCTGATCCTCACGGTCGGCCTCGTCCGCGGCGCGCTCTGGCGGCGCGAGATCGTCCCGCTCACCGTCGCGGCGATCGTCGTGCTGCTCTTCGCGCTCGGCCGCTACACGCCGGCCTTCCGGGTGCTGTTCGAACTGCCCGGCATCAGCTTCTACCGCCGCCCGGCCGATGCGCTCTTTATCCTCGGCGCTCTGCTCGCCCTGCTCGGCGGCTACCTGACCCATCTCGTCATGACCGGCACCGCACCGAAGGCGCGGCCCTGGCAGATCGCTCTCGAAGCCCTGATCTTCGCCGGTGCGCTCGCGTTGGCGCTCTGGCTCGCCTGGATGGTCGGGCGCATCCCGGTCGCGACCATTCCGCTCGTCATCGCGGCGCTCTGCGGCATGCTCTCGCTCGGCGGCCTCATTGCCGCGCGCGGGCTCGCGGTGCGCGGTTCCCTGCTGGCCGCAACCCTGGTCCTCGCCGCGACGCTGACCATCGATCTCGCGGTCAACAATGGTCCGAGCGAATCCACCGCGCTGCCCGCGCAGACCTACGACGTGCTGCGCAAGGACAGCAGCAACGACACCATCGCCCTGCTGAAGCGCGAAACCGCCCGCACCATGGGCCCCGACCGGCGCGACCGCATCGAGCTCGCCGCCATCGATTTCCACTGGCCCAATGCCAGCCTCGTCCACGATCTCGACAACACGCTGGGCTACAACCCGCTCCGGCTCGGCCTCTACAGCAAGGCGACCGGCGCCGGCGACCATGTCGCCCTGCCCGACCAGCGCACCTTCTCGCCGCTGATGCCGGGCTACCGCTCCCTGCTCGCCGACATGCTCGGCCTGCGCTTCATCGCGACCGGTGTCCCCATCGAGCAGATCGACAAGCGCCTGAAGCCCGGCGACCTCAGGCAGATCGCCCGGACGAAGGACGCTTTCGTCTATGAGAATCCGCGCGCCCTGCCGCGCGTCCTGCTGGTGACCGACGCCCGGAAGGCGGATTTCGACGCGATCCTGAAAACCGGGGAGTGGCCTGGGAATTTCGACCCGCGCCGTACCGTGCTGCTCGACCGCGATCCTCCGCCCTTGCCGACCGGCCCGCTTGGGCAAAACAGTGTCGCGATTCGCGACTACGGCACCACGACCGTGACGCTCGCGGTCGAGACCACACGGGGCGGCTATCTCGTGCTCAACGATGTCTGGCACCATTGGTGGCAGGTCGAGATCGACGGCCAGCCGGCCGAATTGCTTCGCGCAAACGTCCTGTTCCGGGCCGTCGTCGTGCCGCCCGGCAATTCGACGGTGCGCTTCGTTTTCCGCCCGCTGCAAGGGCTCTGGCACGACATCGCCGCGCATCTGCTCAGGCCCCGGTAA
- the ribA gene encoding GTP cyclohydrolase II RibA: MPESRTLFGPSLQTDLVKVERAIAEFRAARPVLLRDGERLALALSAELADAGLAHSFDLLAQGRGHLVLSAARLRRLGAKGRLETGIFALPTIDTARVETLALKLDGRMDAPVAPASALDEAALELARLSLVLPAVILVPVTADAVANEPLVAVEITAVNGYRAEQAATLKIVGRAPVPLEGAPETEFVVFRGGEGLRDQVAIIVGKPDLSTAVPVRLHSACLTGDLFGSLKCDCGDQLRETVQWMAENEGGVLLYLDQEGRGNGISNKMRAYKLQSQGWDTYDADEVLGFDLDQRHFDFAATMLKQLGISRVVALTNNPQKIGAIQAAGLEVAATQRVLGRPNAHNVRYLASKRDRAGHFIDMDALMARAAPTD; encoded by the coding sequence ATGCCTGAGTCGCGTACGCTCTTCGGCCCATCCCTCCAGACGGATCTCGTGAAGGTCGAACGGGCGATCGCCGAGTTCCGCGCAGCCCGTCCGGTCCTGCTCCGCGATGGCGAGAGATTGGCGCTGGCCCTCTCCGCCGAACTCGCCGACGCTGGCCTCGCCCACAGCTTCGACCTGCTGGCGCAGGGCCGCGGCCATCTCGTGCTGAGCGCCGCGCGCCTGCGCCGGCTGGGCGCCAAGGGGCGCCTGGAGACCGGCATCTTCGCCCTGCCGACCATCGATACCGCCCGCGTCGAGACGCTCGCGCTCAAGCTCGATGGTCGCATGGATGCGCCCGTCGCCCCGGCTTCGGCCCTCGACGAGGCCGCTTTGGAGCTGGCCCGCCTCTCGCTCGTGCTGCCGGCCGTGATCCTTGTGCCCGTGACCGCCGATGCCGTCGCGAACGAGCCGCTCGTCGCGGTCGAGATTACGGCCGTCAACGGCTATCGCGCCGAGCAGGCGGCGACGCTGAAGATCGTCGGACGCGCTCCGGTGCCGCTCGAAGGCGCGCCCGAGACCGAATTCGTCGTCTTCCGCGGCGGCGAGGGGCTGCGCGATCAGGTCGCGATCATCGTCGGCAAGCCCGATCTGTCGACGGCCGTGCCGGTGCGCCTGCACTCCGCCTGCCTGACGGGCGATCTCTTCGGTTCGCTGAAATGCGATTGCGGCGACCAGCTCCGCGAAACCGTGCAGTGGATGGCCGAGAATGAGGGCGGCGTGCTGCTCTATCTCGATCAGGAAGGTCGCGGTAACGGCATTTCCAACAAGATGCGCGCCTACAAGCTGCAGAGCCAGGGCTGGGACACCTACGACGCCGACGAAGTCCTCGGCTTCGATCTCGACCAGCGCCATTTCGACTTCGCCGCGACCATGCTCAAGCAGCTCGGCATCTCGCGGGTGGTGGCACTCACCAACAATCCGCAGAAGATCGGCGCGATCCAGGCAGCCGGGCTCGAGGTCGCCGCGACCCAGCGCGTGCTCGGCCGCCCGAATGCCCATAACGTCCGCTATCTCGCATCGAAGCGTGACCGGGCCGGCCATTTCATCGACATGGACGCGCTGATGGCGCGCGCCGCCCCCACGGATTGA
- a CDS encoding cytochrome b, translating into MPATRVYSPIARTLHWITVAAVFAMVPVGLAMSYRGNVLNIWDGLTNGLYSAHKLVGFLLLWLMAGRLAYRLLHGAPPDEPTLAWWQKAVSHLVHWLLYGLLIVVPLLGWIGVSLFPALTIFDLFDLPALAQPNEDMAKRVLDIHGKLALATGALALMHIGAALHHYLILKDGVMRRMLPWVR; encoded by the coding sequence ATGCCGGCAACCCGCGTTTACAGCCCGATCGCCCGGACGTTGCACTGGATCACGGTGGCGGCGGTCTTCGCGATGGTCCCGGTCGGGCTCGCCATGAGCTATCGCGGCAATGTGCTGAATATCTGGGATGGGCTGACGAACGGGCTCTACAGCGCCCATAAGCTCGTCGGTTTCCTGCTGCTCTGGCTGATGGCCGGCCGGCTGGCCTATCGCCTGCTGCATGGCGCGCCGCCGGACGAGCCGACGCTGGCCTGGTGGCAGAAGGCGGTCTCGCATCTGGTGCACTGGCTGCTCTACGGCCTGCTGATCGTCGTGCCGCTGCTCGGCTGGATCGGGGTATCGCTGTTTCCGGCGCTGACGATCTTCGATCTGTTCGACCTGCCGGCGCTGGCGCAGCCCAATGAGGACATGGCCAAGCGCGTGCTCGACATCCATGGCAAGCTCGCGCTGGCGACCGGGGCGCTGGCGCTGATGCATATCGGCGCGGCGCTGCATCACTATCTGATCCTCAAGGACGGGGTGATGCGGCGGATGCTGCCTTGGGTGCGGTAG
- a CDS encoding class I SAM-dependent methyltransferase, whose amino-acid sequence MAGFSPEWLALREPADHAARNPQVLAAVGGYFADKASLSVLDLGCGAGSNLRGTYAALPDRQHWTLVDHDAELLAFARERLIDWADEAREQGEELVLAKDGKAITVDTRKADLNQDLEWVLGWQPDLVTAAALFDLASKRWIERFVAALAAQHLPLYAVLTHDGREAWLPEHPADAGIHAAFTDHQHRDKGFGPAAGPDACEIMAEAFRKSGFAISSGDSDWLLDAKRRPLQEALAEGIAQAVRETGRLDPKALAAWLAARREARSAMIGHQDLWARPI is encoded by the coding sequence ATGGCTGGTTTCTCTCCGGAATGGCTCGCCTTGCGCGAGCCGGCCGATCATGCGGCGCGCAATCCGCAGGTGCTCGCGGCCGTCGGCGGCTATTTCGCCGACAAGGCTTCGCTCTCCGTGCTCGACCTCGGCTGCGGCGCCGGCTCCAACCTGCGCGGGACCTATGCCGCCCTGCCCGATCGCCAGCACTGGACGCTGGTCGATCACGATGCCGAGCTCCTCGCCTTTGCCCGCGAGCGCCTGATCGACTGGGCCGACGAGGCGCGCGAACAGGGCGAGGAACTCGTGCTCGCCAAGGACGGCAAGGCGATCACGGTCGATACCCGCAAGGCCGACCTGAACCAGGACCTCGAATGGGTGCTGGGCTGGCAGCCCGACCTCGTCACCGCCGCCGCGCTGTTCGACCTCGCCTCGAAGCGCTGGATCGAGCGCTTCGTCGCCGCGCTGGCCGCCCAGCATCTGCCGCTCTATGCGGTGCTCACCCATGACGGCCGTGAGGCCTGGCTGCCGGAACATCCGGCCGATGCCGGCATCCACGCCGCCTTCACCGATCACCAGCATCGCGACAAGGGTTTTGGCCCGGCCGCCGGCCCGGATGCCTGCGAAATCATGGCCGAGGCCTTCCGCAAGTCTGGCTTCGCCATATCGAGCGGCGATAGCGACTGGCTGCTCGATGCGAAGCGCCGGCCTTTGCAGGAAGCCCTGGCGGAAGGCATTGCCCAGGCAGTTCGCGAGACCGGCCGTCTCGATCCGAAAGCGCTCGCCGCATGGCTTGCGGCGCGGCGCGAGGCCCGGTCGGCCATGATCGGCCATCAGGACCTCTGGGCCCGGCCGATCTGA